CGCGGCGGCACCTGCCAAGTGAACAATACCGGAACCGGCGTAATCCGAGTAATCGAGGGCGTAGATACCAAAAACCTCGTTACCACCCCAGGTCCAACCACCTTCCATTGGGTAGATAAGGCCGGTCATAACCATTGAGAAAACCAGGAACGCCCACAACTTCATGCGTTCAGCAACAGCGCCCGAAACAATCGACATGGCCGTTGCAACAAACACTACCTGGAAGAAAAAGTCGGAAGCACCAGCGTATTGCAAACCAGCGTCTTCTTCACCAGCGTTAAACGCGGCAACGCCGGCAACAACTTCAGCCACGGCTGAGTCGTCCATTCCGCCGGTAGTGGTAACACCACTCAAGAACCAGCCACCGCCGTACATAAATTCGTAACCACACACCATGTACATGGTGCAGGCAATTGCAAACAAGGCCACGTTTTTCGTTAGAATTTCTGTTGTATTTTTAGCGCGGACAAGGCCGGATTCTAACATTGCGAATCCTGCAGCCATCCACATTACCAGTGCGCCAGTCACCAAAAAATAAAAGGTGTCCATGGCGTACTGCATCTCGAAAAGAACATTTTCCATAGCAGATCTCCGGTGTTTTTTTAAAATCTCTTTTAATTATTAAGTTACAGTGCTTCTTCGCCGGACTCACCGGTACGGATACGCACAACCTGATCGAGAGAGGAAACAAATATTTTTCCATCTCCGATTTTTCCGCTGTGGGCGGCTTTGCTGATAGCCTCAACAACAGAATCCAGTTGATCGTCGGCAACTGCTACTTCAAGTTTGGTTTTAGGCAGAAAATCAACTACGTATTCTGCACCGCGGTACAGTTCAGTGTGCCCTTTCTGGCGACCAAAGCCCTTCACCTCGGTCACGGTGATACCTTGCACACCGATTTCTGATAAAGCCTCACGAACAGCATCCAGCTTAAAAGGCTTGATTACGGCAGTAATTAATTTCATTGGACTGCTCCTCTAATGGTTGGGCAGCGTTGATTGCTGCTTGAAATAGTTATCCTGACCGCCAGTTAACAAGTTAACTGGCGGCGAACATTCTGCTTATTCGATTGGCAGGCTGTAGGAAACTACAAGGTTGGTGTCATCGTTGTATGCATCATCTGGGTTGTTAACAACCTGGCTGATGGTAAATGCGAGGTTGTCATTGTAGGAATAAGTTAAATCAACGTGAGCCATATCGTCTTCGTGCTGGCCGTATTTGATGTTAAATGAGCTGAATGAGGCATCCAAGGTGGCATACCAATAATCTTCAAGATCTTCTACACCGTGGTAATAAGTAGCAGTCACCGGACCGAAACCCAAAGCCAAAACACCTTCCATTAATTTGCCGATATCTGGAGAAGCCTCTTCACCATCATCATCAACGGCGGTTGGATATTGGTACGACCACAAACTAATATCGAATGAGAACATTTCACCGATGGAATTGCCGTAACCGATGTACAGGTCATACTCGGTTCCCAAACTTGCATCACCGGAACTCATCCAAGTACCCAGGTAAAAGCCTGAAGCACTGTAATTCAAATCGCCGGATACCGCTGGGGTACCACTACCGGCACCCAAATCAATACCACGCCACAGGTAGCTGCTGGCAATTCCCACCGAGCCAGAAACTTCAGCATTAGCCACGGGAGCCATTGCACTAACAGCCAATGAAGCAGCAACAGCACCAGCTAAAACTTTTTTAGACATTTTCATACGTTTCCTCCAAATTTTACTTTTTTAAAGTCGTTTTATTAGCTTGGTCGATCACCAATACGAACGAGCTTGCCTTGTTTTAGCACTAACCGAGCCAACTTTCGGGTAGCTATAAAAAACAACAACTTAGCTAATTTTTGAGGGTGTAAAAATGTGGGTTTTAGCGCCTAAAGCACCAAATTAATGCAAATTCCAAATTGGTGCACGGGTCATATGGGCTGTTTTGGTGCGCACTTCACAAGTGACCGTTACGGCCTCAAAAACAACATTGAAGGAGCTCTAAACGTTGGCATTTACTATCTGTTTATACGCTGTGCGAGCCCTATATATCGCATAACGATATTTCACTACACATTAACTAATACCATATAGAATATGCGCCTTTTCTGAAGCCCACAAATAAGGACATTTTATGAAGTACCAAAAATCCCTCATCTTAATCAGTCTCGTAATATCAGCTGCAGTAAATGCCGAGGAATACCAGGTTTTTGGCAGTGCCAGTTACACAAAATACGAAGAAGACAACTTTGACAGCCTGAGTTCTTACGAAATTGATGGAGTTTACTTTTTCGATAAAAAACAGACACTGGGGCCACTGAGCGAATTTAGCCTGATCAACACAGTAAGTTATGTATTAGCAGGTTACGGGCAATCAGATGACGGAGACAACAAAAGCGCATTTATTGGCGGGAAATGGATAGGGAGTCATCTGGGCCTCGGTGCTGTTGCAAATTATTCAGACAATAACGGAGACAGCGGTTACGATTCCGCAACGCTAACAGGTGAATATTTGTTTAGCGATAAACTGCTAGCGCGGATCAATTATCACGATTACGACGAGACTTATCCAGGGTGGGAAGATTCGAACTTCAGTGCCGACATTGTGTACGACCACTCCTTAAACACCACAGACTATATCGGCTTTAAACTCAGCTACGAAGAAAGCCGTTCTGGTGGTGATGACTCTGTGTCTCTTACCAGCAAATATTACAACGATTTCAGCAATGGTCAGTATCTAACCGCAACGGGTCGAATCACTAAAGCTGATGAAAACACAGTGTGGAACCTAGGTGGTACTTACTATTTTTCGAAAATGACAGGCCTGCTTCTTGATTTTACCAGCGTAGATTCAGACGATTTGGGCACGACCCAGTATGCCTCTACAGCTCTAACCCACTACTTCACACCCAACTTTTACGGCATGGTCCGTTACACTGACTACAGCTACAGCAGTAAACTCAATCGTGGCGATGCCTATCGCTATGGTCTGGAACTGGGCTTACAATACTAAAAAGATTCTTTTTTTCATTTCCCGCAAGGGCGCTAAGTGCCCTCCCTCGAAGCAGCGTCAAGCTCAAGCTGCGCTTCCGTTTCCACCGCGCCAAGTGCGCGGTGTCAAACCGTTAAAAACTTCCTCACTTCCGTTTCATTCATCGAAGCAATTTCACCCGAAAGCGTAACCACGCCGCGATCCATCACCGCATATTTATCGCCAAGATCCCGGGCGAATTCGAAATATTGCTCCACGAGAATGATGGCCATTTCGCCCTGCTGGCGCAAAATGGAAATTACGTTGTGAATATCTTTAATAATGGAGGGCTGGATACCCTCGGTGGGTTCGTCCAAAATCAATAATTTGGGTTTCATCACCAGCGCCCGAGCGATGGATAATTGCTGCTGTTGACCACCGGACAAATCGCCGCCTCGGCGCCGTGTCATTTTGCGCAGAATCGGAAATAAATCAAAAATTTCATCTTTAATCTTGCGCTCCGAACGAGGCAATGCCGCAAACCCGGTTTTCAAATTTTCCATCACCGTAAGTTGTGAAAAAATTTGACGCCCCTGAGGAACGTAGGCAATTCCCAAACGCGCCCGCTCCGCTGCAGGCAACTTGGTGATGTCTTTCTCTTCCCAGGTTACTGAACCCGACTTCGCCGGATGCCGACCGGTAATGGCCTGCATTAGACTGGACTTGCCAACCCCATTGCGACCCAAAATACACGTAATCTCACCCTTGGCCGCATCGAGACTCACATTGGTTAATGCCTGGCTGGCACCGTAATATAGATCTATGTTTTTTGCTGAAAGCATAAAAGATTCTCTTGAACGCCCCCATCTGGGCGCGTGGACATTGGAAACAGTGGCTACACCACTTCCTCGGAACCTTCGTGATTGATCACTTCTAGGTAATCCAGGAAGTGAGCAACGCGAACGCCCCCAGCAGGCCATTCATGGCCGCCCCAGAAAGCGGCTCTGCCGCTGTTCCCACTAGCCGTCATCGACGGCGTTCCAGATAAGTCGGCGAAAGTAACTTATCTACCTAAATAAACTTCAATCACCCGCTGATCTGCCGAAACTTTGTCGAGTGTTCCTTCGGCGAGAACACTTCCTTCGTGGAGCACGGTGACTTTACTGTCAAGGGCTCTTACGAATTCCATATCGTGTTCCACGACAATTACCGAATGACTTTTGGCGATATCTTTTAGCAGGCGTGCCGTTTCCATGGTTTCCATGTCTGTCATACCGCCGGCGGGTTCATCCACCAAAAGTACTTCCGGCTCCTGAATGAATAACATACCGATTTCCAGCCATTGCTTTTGACCGTGGCTGAGATTCGCAGCATTGTCTTTTTTCTTTTCCTGCAGACCAATGAGTTCCATAACTTTTTCGATACGGCTCGCCTGCTCACCTTTAAGTTTGTTAAATAGCGTTTCCCAAATACCTCGATTACCAGCGAGTGCTAATTCAAGGTTGTCCCAGACGGTAAGACTTTCGATTACTGTCGGTTTTTGAAACTTACGACCAATGCCCATATTGGCAATATCGGCTTCATCGAAACGGGTGAGATCGATATTGTCTTTAAAGCGTACTTCGCCTTCATCAGGCCGGGTTTTTCCTGTGATGATATCCATCATGGTACTTTTTCCCGCGCCATTGGGGCCGATAATCGCGCGGAGTTCCCCGGGGGCGATGTCCAGTGATAAATTATTGATCGCTTTGAAACCGTCGAAGGTTTTGGTTACGCCGTTTAAATATAAAATACTTTGAATTTCTTTAGGCGCATTGACCGGTGGGTGAATGTCTCTCATGCCTTGACCTCCTCAACATTACCCTCACCACCCGAACCATCATTCGGAGTCGATTTACGCTTTTCCAACAAATCTTCGGCCAGGCCGACAATACCTTTTGGCAGCGTCGTGGTTGCGAGCACAAAGAGCCCACCAAGCATGAACAACCAAATTTCAGGGAAAGCACCGGTAAAATAAGTTTTTGCGTAGTTCACCAACACGGCACCAATAATCGCGCCGTACAATGTGCCACGGCCACCTAACGCCACCCAAATAACAACTTCTATCGAATTAATCGGTGAAAATTCGCCGGGATTGATAATACCCACTTGCGGAACAAACAAGGCACCCGCAATACCTGCCAGCGCTGCAGAAAATACAAACACAAATAATTTGTAATGTTCGACACGATAACCCAAAAATCGCGTGCGGCTTTCAGCATCGCGTATCGACACCATGACACGCCCAAACTTGCTTTCTGTAATAAATCGGCAGGCCACATAAGCAAGCACCAGCAAGATTGCGGTGATAAAAAATAACACAAGGCGGGTACCATCAGCTTGAACATCAAACCCCACTATTTCCTTGAAGTCGGTTAAGCCGTTATTTCCACCAAAACCAAAATCATTAAGGAAAAACGCCTGCATCAAAGCAAACGTTAAGGCCTGAGTAATAATGGAAAGATAAACCCCGGTAACCCGCGAACGAAATGCCAACCAACCAAAAACATAAGCAAGCAAGCCGGGAACCACAACAACCATCACCATGGCAAACCAGAACATGTCGAATCCGAACCAGTACCAGGGTAGCTTGTCCCAATTTAAAAACACCATAAAGTCGGGCAAAATGGGGTGACCGTAAACACCACGATCGCCGATTTGCCGCATTAAATACATCCCAATGGCATAGCCACCAAGCGCAAAAAATGCGCCATGACCCAGACTGAGAATACCGCAATAACCCCAGACCAGATCAAGCGCGAGCGCCAGTAACGCGTAGCAAAGGTATTTGCCGAGGAGTGTTACTGTGTAAGTAGGCACATGCAGGAAAGACCCTTCCGGCATTACCAAATTTAAAAAAGGAACCACAATCGCCAACCCTAGCAGTGCGGTAAGCACATACCGACCGACCTTGTCGTTCATGATCAATGTATAGAGCAGAGAATGTTTCAACATAATTATAATCCAAGGGAACGCCGCTAAGAGCGGCTTCTGGGAACGCTTCGCTACTGGGAACAGTCGCTGCGCTCCTTTCTGGGAACGGCCGTTCACGGCCTGCTGGGTAAAAACTTAACCTAGAAGTGAACGAAGCTCACGCCCTAGAAAGCGGCGTAGCCGCTGTTCCCAGAAGCCGCCTTTGGCGGCGTTCCACGAATTCGGCCCTAGCCGAATTTGTATTTTTAGTCATCCACAAATCGACCTTTTAACGCGAACAATCCACGTGGCCGCCATTGAATAAATAAAATAATAAATATCAGCACTATAATTTTGCCGATAACGGCACCGGTTACCGGTTCAAGAAATTTATTCACCACGCCGAGGCTCATAGCACCCACAAAAGTACCCAGTAAATTACCCACCCCACCAAACACCACCACCATAAACGAGTCTATGATGTAACTCTGGCCAAGGTTAGGGCCGACGTTTGTTATCTGACTTAAGGCCACACCGGCAATTCCCGCAATGCCAGATCCCAACCCGAAGGTTAATGCATCCACCCAATTAGAACGGATACCCATGGAGGTGGCCATAGCACGATTTTGGGTTACTGCGCGCATTTGCAAACCGACCAATGTTTTGCGAAGCAGCAAAGCCAACATAAACAAAACGAACAGGGCAAATAATAAAATGTAAATACGGTTGAAAGTCACCGACATGGCGCCGTTGATCATCCAGGACCCACTCATCCATTCCGGCGTAATCACCGGTACGTTGTTGGCGCGGTAGCTGCGAACGGCTTGTTGCAAAATAAGACTGATACCGAAGGTCGCCAGCAGCGTATCCAAAGGACGACCATACAAATGTCGAATCACCAATCGCTCAATTAAAACTCCCGCCGTGCCCGACACAAGAAATGCTGCCGGGATGGCGAGCAAGAGTGAGAGATGGATCAACTCTGGAAAAATTTGTTGAATCGCAAAGGTGGTGTAGGCGCCCAGCATGATCATTTCGCCGTGAGCCATATTAATCACACCCATAACACCAAAAGTAATGGCCAAGCCAATTGCCGCCAGCAATAATACAGAACCGAGGCTCAAACCAAACAGTAGATTTTCAGTAAATTTAAAAAACCCCAGTTTGGTATTGACGGACTTGAGCCGCTCTTCTGCCAGCTTAATAATTTCTTTATCACTTTCTAGGTAATTGCCCTCATCGTCTTTCAATACCAGTTTATTGAGCACCGCGACCGCTTCCGGTTCCACAGCATCACCTAACTTTTTCACTGCGGCCAAGCGCAGTTCCGGGTCTTCGGATTCGATATCGATTAGCGAAATTGACACTTCCAGCAAGTGCTTAACGCTTTCACTGGGTTCGGATTTAGCAGTACTCACCAAGACATCGCGCAAGCCTTTATCGGGAGATTTAATTAGGTTGCGTGCAGATTCCAAACGGGTTTTTTTATCGTCGGCAGAGAGCTCTAATACTGCGACAGCTTTGCGCAGTTCGTTACGCAACATATTATTAATAGTGACTTTTTTAACTTTGCGCGAACCCGCAATTCCGAGCACCTCACCAGAAACGACGCTGGTCATTTCAACGCCATCTTCTACTTTGCTGACCGTGATAATACTTTTATCAGATTTGCGGTAGTAAAGGTCTCCCGCCAGCATAGTCTGTAACAGAGGTAACACTCGAGGGTCTTTAACCTGCGCTAGTTTTTCAATGACTTTTGCTTTTTTTGCAAAGGACCGATTCGTTAATTTACCAACCAATAGGTCAAAGGATTCGGTTTTGGTTTCTGCTTGTTTAACATCTGTCAGCGTCGGATCACCTTCGGCTTGTGCACTTTCAGTTTGTGCAAACCCCCATGGTGAAATTAGAAAGACGACAACAAGCAAAAGAAAAGCGGTTAATTTTGTTACTTTCATTGTAATTCCGCAGTTGCTTGTGGCTATTGGATTGTTGTTTATGCACCCTTAAACAGCAATCGCCGTAAACGAAGCCCGCATTACACTACTTGTAACAACGGGCTTTTTGATACTTGCTCACCCCCTACGACAGCCGGGGTGAGCTTTTTTCTACGCAATTAACTTAGTAGTTTTGACCAGAACACTTTTTGGTTTCAGTGTTGTAGTTACCGCAGTTGATTTTTGGATCTTGCCAGTCGGCTTCGATTTTGGCGCTCTCGGGCAGGAAGTCAGTCCAGGCATCGCCAGGAACTTCGCCGTCGGTAGACCAAACAGTTTCAAACTGTCCGTCTTCCTGAATCTCGCCGATCAGTACGGGCTTGGTGAAGTGATGGTTTGGCAGAACTTCCGCAGTACCACCGGTGAGATTAGGTACCTTAATGCCGTACATCGCTGAACGAACTTTATCGACATCAGTAGTTTTGGCTTTTTCCACCGCTTTAGCCCACGCGCTGAATCCGATATAAGTTGCTTCCATCGGGTCGTTGGTTACACGCTTTTTATCACCGATGAATTTATGCCACTTGGCGATAAATGCATCGTTGGCCGGGTCGTCAACGCTCATAAAGTAATTCCAGGCAGCCAGGTGACCAACCAGGGGTTTGGTATCAAAGCCCGAAAGTTCTTCTTCACCCACAGAGAACGCCACAACAGGAATATCTTCTGCAGAAATACCGGCGTTACCCAACTCTTTGTAGAAAGGTACATTGGCATCACCGTTGATGGTGGAAACAACCGCAGTTTTCTTGCCAGCGGAACCAAATTTCTTGATTTCGGCAACGCGAGTTTGCCAGTCCGAATGACCGAATGGTGTGTAGTTAATAGAAATGTCGGCGGGCTTAACGCCTTTGCTTAACAGGTATTGCTCAAGAATTTTGTTGGTGGTACGTGGGTAAACGTAGTCGGTACCTTCCAGAACCCAACGCTTAACGGAACCGCCGTCTTCACTCATCAAATAATCAACTGCAGGAATCGCCTGCTGGTTGGGCGCAGCACCGGTATAGAAAACATTCTTGGACGATTCTTCGCCTTCGTATTGAACCGGGTAAAACAACAAACCATTCAATTCTTCAATAACAGGCAATACAGATTTACGACTTACCGAAGTCCAACAACCAAAAATTACATCCACTTTTTCTTTTTCGAGCAGCTCTTTGGTTTTTTCTGCAAACAGCGGCCAGTTAGAGGCAGGGTCTACAACAACCGCTTCAAGTTTTTTTCCGAGTAAGCCACCTTTTTTATTTTGTTCTTCCACCATCATTAAAACGGTGTCTTTTAGGGTGGTTTCACTGATGGCCATGGTGCCAGAAAGGGAATGCAGAACGCCCACTTTAATGGTGTCCGCGGCTTGCGCCGTATATGCACCGAACGTCAGTGCTGCCGCCCCCAAGGCCATACCAGTTTTTTTAATGAATTTATTCATAGAAAGTTTCTCCTCCGAAGAGTGCTTGTTGGGTTAATAATTTTGATTTATCCCGGACAGGTAAAGCGCTTGCTACAACGCACAATGAGTGCCAACTTGTAATATTTACTTTGGCACCGATAAGCAATTGAATTTACGAGATTTTTTCTAAATGAAAGGCAATTAGCCGGGAATTACAGATAAAGCAGCCAGAGCCAACCGCACCACTTTAAGGCACTCAAAAAATGAACTGGTAATATTGGTGCACGAAATCGTGCATTTATGCTGTAAATGTGAGATATAAACCCAGAAATAGGGAAAATGCCGCCATTAATCCCTGAACAAGTGCACTAATGCGGCGGTCGGCACGCTGGATTATGCGCAATGACTGCGCAAACACGCCACCGAGAGTCGTCATGGCCAGGACTACACCCGCACTAAAAAATAGCACATACACAACGCCGACCAATGGCTGGGAAATTTGCGAGATCGGAATTAGAGCGAGCAGTGGCGCCGAGCCTGCAGTTCCATGCAACAGCCCAACCAAGGGGGCACCCAGGCGGTAATGACTGTGCCCCTCAGAAGATTCTCTCCTAAAAATTCGCCACAGCGCGAGGAGACCAATTGCAATTAATACAAACGCAACACTGCGCTCTGCCAGCTCGCTAAGATGTACAGGAATGGCTCTGCCTGCAAGAAACACCGTCAGCGCAATAATCAACAATGCAGAGCCGTGCCCTAGCGACCATTGCAAACCAAAACGCAATACACTTAGTGGCTGCGCATTCCCCTTTGAGGCGCTTAAACCGCCCACTGCAGCGATGTGATCGGGATCAAAGGCATGAACGACCCCCAAGGCTAGGCCCATAAACAAAAAACTGGTAAGTGCTGCGGTTTCCATAGCCTGCCCCTATTTTTTATTAAGCGAGCATGCCTTGCTGCTCGATGAAATTCACAATGGTTTCTACCCCGGTGCCGTTTTTAAGGTTTGAAAATACAAACGGTTTTTCAGCACGCATTTTTTTTGCATCGCGATCCATTACATCTAAATCTGCCCCCACCAATGGCGCAAGATCAATTTTATTTATTATTAATAAATCGGATTTAGTAATGCCCGGGCCGCCCTTGCGGGGAATTTTATCGCCCGCAGACACGTCGATGACATAAAGCGTAAGATCCGACAACTCCGGGCTAAATGTCGCCGCCAGATTATCGCCACCGCTCTCTATTAGTATCACATCAAGATTGTCGAATCGTGTTTGTAATTCAGCAACCGCCGATAGGTTCATCGAGGCATCTTCGCGAATCGCGGTGTGCGGGCAACCCCCTGTTTCAACCCCCATAATGCGATCAGCATCCAACACTTCGTGGCGCAATAAAAATTCAGCATCTTCACGGGTATAAATATCGTTGGTAATCACCGCAATATTGTATTTATCTTTTAAAACTGCACATAAAGTTTTTACCAATGCGGTTTTTCCCGATCCAACCGGCCCGCCGATTCCTAAGCGCAATGTGGGTTTTTTAGGGGTGTTCATAGATCTCCATAATGTTTTAGCACCGCAGATTCACGGCGCTTGTGGGGGTGTATTAATAGTCGGACGTCCAACGCTTTTATGACCGAAACAATCTTGAGTACTGACGTTCGTGGCGGGCGGATGCCATTGCTAAGCCTGGCAAGCCCATTCCCAGTTCATCATCATTTAATTGTTGAGCGTGCTCACATACCTCCGGAATTAATTCCAATAATTCCACCAGTAGTTGCTGCGCCTGGGTTTGCCCCAGAGGCACAATTTTGGTGGCGGCGGCAATTTGGTTTTCAAGCCAACTCCAAGCAAAGCCCTGCATTAAATCATCGCTCGGGATTTGCCAGTGCATTCCGGCAAGCGCAAATTGCGTTACAAAGCTTGGCTTATCGTCAAGCTTGGTATTTGCCTCAACAAGCCCCAAAGAGAGTAACAGCCGCTGTAGCGCGAGCCCCAGTTGCTCGTCTTCCAGCAGTAATTCAGCCGTTTCTCGATTTGCCCGTACGAAGTTATTCCAATCATTAACCGCGTTCAGGTTCTGTGCCTGCCACGCTTTATAGAGACGCAATAAAACCGGTAAATCTAGCTGTGCCACACTGTATTTCAATATGCCTGCCAACCATTCCGACAAGACACTGGGTTGTCGTAACCAACCACAATCAACGGCGTATTCCTGACCTTGCGAATAAGCGTACGCGCCAACCGGCAGGGCCGGGCTAACCAGGTGCAATAAATGCAAAAGTTGTTTATTCATGATGATGGTGATGTCCGCCGCCATGATAAGCGCCGCTTTCAGGATTAAACGGTTTATTGGCGCTGGTGACCGTTAAGCCCAGCCCGCGTACCATATCGTCGAGCACATGATCGTGCTGATAGCGCAGGTAACCCGCCGCCACTTCCAAAGGCACGTGGCGGTTACCCAAGTGATAGGCCGCCCGGGTGAGCAACAGCGCATCGTCGCTGGTTACTTCGCTCACCGATTCATCGGCGGCTACAACACGCACAAGCTGGCCATTGGAGCACTTTAAAACTTCCCCCTGCCGCAACACATGACCCCGCTCAAGAAACCAAGCTATTTCAACACCCTTCTCTGTAGACGCTTTGTGGCGACTTTTTTTGCGGAAATCGTAATTTACGACTATTTCGTCGCTGGGTTCCAGTTCGGCGCTGGATTGTAATTTTTCGTGGGCTTCTAGCATAATTACTCTGTTTCACGTCGTGGAACGCCCGCTTTTTGCGGGCTTTTGGGAACGGCCTTTGGCCTTCTGGGCACGTTCGCTGTTTTACTTCGTGGAACGCCTGCCTTTAGCAGGCTTCAGGGAACGGCCTTTGGCCTTCTGGGCACGTTCGCTACGCTCACTCTGGGAACGCTCCTTTCAGTCGCTTCTGGGTAAACCCTAGAAGCTCGCGTCGCGAGCGTTCCTACAAGGTGGCAAAGCCACCGTTCCTAGAAAGGCGCGTAGCGCCTGTTCCCAGAAGC
The Alteromonadaceae bacterium 2753L.S.0a.02 DNA segment above includes these coding regions:
- a CDS encoding urease accessory protein, whose protein sequence is MLEAHEKLQSSAELEPSDEIVVNYDFRKKSRHKASTEKGVEIAWFLERGHVLRQGEVLKCSNGQLVRVVAADESVSEVTSDDALLLTRAAYHLGNRHVPLEVAAGYLRYQHDHVLDDMVRGLGLTVTSANKPFNPESGAYHGGGHHHHHE